One part of the Planctomycetota bacterium genome encodes these proteins:
- a CDS encoding tyrosine-type recombinase/integrase, with protein MNIIKRRRKVTKPDGTVETRTSAHWYVQWKDANGRTQRRKGYTDRAATRQLAAKLEREQARSEVGMTDPYAEHRHRDIREHLADYLDHLDTVGRSASYRELAEQRVGIILDGTGWLTLDKVNADDFLTWRTRRARNGSTNGKGIKPGAKPSARTLNHFRDSIRAFLNWCVSVKRMPANPLAGIPAVEGPEKVKRRAMTEAEITALLTGCPDDRRFAWMFLLLTGLRCREAAALEWQDVRLMATRPYLQLRQETTKARRADRVWLRPELVATLREKAQGSPKPSAKVCSRTSRR; from the coding sequence AAGCCGGACGGCACCGTCGAAACCCGCACGTCCGCACATTGGTACGTCCAATGGAAAGACGCCAACGGCCGCACACAGCGGCGGAAGGGATACACCGACCGGGCGGCAACTCGGCAACTGGCGGCCAAGCTCGAACGCGAGCAGGCCCGCAGTGAAGTTGGCATGACCGACCCGTACGCCGAACATCGGCACCGGGACATCCGCGAGCACCTGGCCGACTACCTCGACCATCTCGACACGGTCGGCCGGTCGGCCAGCTACCGCGAGCTCGCCGAGCAGCGCGTGGGGATCATCCTCGACGGCACCGGCTGGCTCACCCTCGACAAGGTCAACGCCGACGACTTCCTCACCTGGCGGACACGCCGGGCGCGGAACGGCTCGACCAACGGGAAGGGGATCAAGCCGGGGGCCAAGCCGTCGGCCCGGACCCTGAACCATTTCCGCGACTCGATCCGCGCGTTCCTGAACTGGTGCGTGTCGGTGAAGCGGATGCCGGCCAACCCGCTGGCGGGGATCCCCGCGGTGGAGGGGCCGGAGAAGGTGAAGCGCCGGGCCATGACCGAGGCCGAGATCACCGCGCTGCTCACCGGCTGCCCGGATGATCGACGCTTTGCGTGGATGTTTCTGCTGCTCACCGGTCTGCGGTGCCGAGAGGCAGCGGCCCTCGAATGGCAGGACGTCCGGCTCATGGCCACCCGGCCTTACCTGCAACTGCGGCAGGAGACGACCAAGGCCCGCCGTGCCGATCGGGTGTGGCTCCGCCCGGAGCTTGTCGCCACGCTGCGAGAGAAGGCCCAGGGCAGCCCGAAGCCATCGGCCAAGGTGTGTTCCCGCACTTCCCGTCGTTGA